A genome region from Acidobacteriota bacterium includes the following:
- a CDS encoding AAA family ATPase, which translates to MSLSDRDFSLGFLVQFPELREAAPIPRGFFKTAEQRAVWEALKELGAAGEPVQLVTIAEKVKGNGIATYLDAITSGLVPMKPKDFRARILRQLADDTKRRMQGLAAQEGADLDEIAGLAEEARRLELEAEGEIGEPTFKRLSEIEGREIDWLWPGRIPMGMLTLLVGDPGLGKSFVATWISSRLSVGASLPGGPDQDPAPTVYLSAEDSPAYALQPRALKNGADLSKIIVLKDSAFDIEADLEKIRVVVQTMPDVRLLIIDPLNGYIGETDYFKDPAVRTKLTPLVQFAEERGIAVLAIMHLNKRTDQAGIYRIGGSIAFAGIARSILAVTQDPADPDRRFLRPLKMNYCRKPDPLAFRIGEDLALIFEDGPADIGADESLSVPTGKEAAEGPFATRWLTGHLAAGSVELADILKSARAVGISRSSLFRARERLNIQHKTSGFGKRRSSFWELPESYKSPSRVL; encoded by the coding sequence ATGAGCCTCAGCGACCGCGATTTCAGTCTCGGCTTCCTGGTCCAGTTTCCGGAGCTGCGCGAAGCCGCCCCGATCCCCCGGGGCTTCTTTAAGACGGCCGAACAGCGGGCCGTCTGGGAGGCGCTCAAGGAGCTTGGGGCTGCGGGAGAGCCCGTGCAGCTCGTGACGATCGCCGAGAAGGTCAAGGGCAATGGGATTGCCACCTATCTCGATGCCATCACCTCCGGCCTCGTGCCCATGAAGCCCAAGGACTTCCGGGCCCGGATCCTGAGGCAGCTGGCCGACGACACGAAACGCCGCATGCAAGGCCTGGCTGCCCAGGAAGGTGCTGATCTCGACGAGATCGCCGGCCTGGCTGAGGAAGCCCGCCGGCTCGAACTCGAGGCCGAGGGGGAGATCGGGGAACCGACGTTCAAACGCCTGAGCGAGATCGAGGGCCGGGAGATTGACTGGCTTTGGCCCGGCCGGATCCCGATGGGGATGCTGACGCTCCTGGTCGGCGATCCGGGGCTTGGCAAGAGCTTCGTGGCAACGTGGATCAGCTCGCGCCTCAGCGTCGGGGCCAGCCTTCCCGGAGGCCCGGACCAGGATCCGGCCCCTACCGTCTATCTCTCCGCCGAGGACTCGCCGGCATATGCGCTCCAGCCCCGGGCGCTCAAAAACGGCGCCGACCTCTCAAAGATCATCGTCCTTAAGGACTCGGCCTTCGATATTGAGGCAGATCTCGAGAAGATCCGGGTTGTGGTCCAGACGATGCCCGATGTCCGGCTCCTGATTATCGACCCGCTCAACGGCTATATCGGCGAGACGGACTATTTCAAGGACCCGGCCGTCAGGACCAAACTTACCCCCCTCGTCCAATTCGCCGAAGAAAGGGGAATCGCGGTTCTGGCCATCATGCACCTGAACAAGAGGACGGACCAGGCCGGCATCTACCGGATCGGAGGCTCGATTGCCTTTGCCGGCATCGCCCGCTCAATCCTGGCCGTGACGCAGGACCCGGCGGATCCGGACCGCCGCTTCCTGAGGCCGCTCAAGATGAACTATTGCCGCAAACCGGACCCGCTGGCCTTCCGGATCGGCGAGGATCTGGCCCTAATATTCGAAGATGGGCCCGCCGACATCGGCGCCGACGAGAGCCTATCTGTGCCCACCGGAAAAGAAGCGGCGGAGGGCCCCTTTGCGACCCGCTGGTTGACGGGCCACCTGGCAGCCGGCTCGGTCGAACTTGCGGATATCCTCAAGTCTGCGCGCGCCGTGGGAATCAGCCGAAGCTCGCTCTTCCGGGCACGCGAACGGCTGAACATTCAGCACAAGACTTCCGGTTTTGGAAAGAGGCGGTCATCGTTCTGGGAACTGCCCGAATCCTATAAGTCTCCGTCTAGAGTGTTATGA